CAGGCTCTCAAGGATGTTTGCTAGAAATCACTCAACGCGGTGCTCACCCCATCAAACTACCAACCGGAGAACAGCGATCGTTTCTAGTTGATGGGGATGAGGTGATTTTACGAGGTTATTGCGAAAAACCTGGCTATGCCCGGATTGGCTTGGGTACTTGCCAAGGCATCGTAACCGGATGATTGGAAATAAGTTAGGCTGCTGCCTGAAGTTCAGATGGTTCGGGATGCGCTTCTGGCGGCGCACCATCTTGCACCAACGAAGGCATCTGACCATTTTTCTGCACCAAATTTCCGACCATTGCTAACAAAGCATTGATTTTACGCGATCGCCACTCATCCACCAACTCAACGACTTGAGCGGCAGGCAAGCGACGTTCTAGAGCCTCATATAGATAAGCCGCATGGCCCGTCTCATCTTTAGCAATGCTGAGCATGCCTTTCTTCAAATTGGCACTCCGCAGATCGTCATCCGGGAGAACCTGGGCCATCCGCGCAAAGTCTTTGCTGGCATCCAACTCCAGAATGTAGGTGCTGGCCATAAACACGATCCAGTCTATGTTTTCTGGCTTTAGGTCAGCTTGGGAATAGCCATCAAAATAGGCCGCAAAGAAGGGACTGCGGCGTTGTTCGGGTTTACGCTCTTCTGCTTGCTTTGCTAGTTGCTTGAAGTCAATTACTTGCTTGTTGAGTTGCTTCAACGCTTGAGCAAAGATTTGCCCGTGTCGCCGTTCATCTGCGGCATGACGGCCTAGTCTCTCTGCCAACCAAGCATCTCCTTCGGCAGCAGCGCGATCGCGTAATGCTTCTAGAAATGGTACGGAACCAGACTCTGCTAATTGGAACCCTGCAACGATATTGGGTCTAGTTAAGGGATCACGAATTTGGCGGGCATAGACATAAGCCGTAGCCGCAGATCCAACCAAATGCAGGGCGTAGGTAAAGATATTCATCCTGAGAGTTCACCTTAAACAGTTGCCATCTCTTCCTGCTCGTGCTCAATCTTGGTGCCGAGGGCTTTGAGGAATTCCGCCAGCCATCGCGGATGAGCGGGCCAAGCAGGAGCTGAAATCAAATTGCCATCTGTAATCGCGTCATGCACAGCAATTTCTACATATTCGCCTCCAGCCCGAGTTACATCCGGGGCGCAGGCAGGATAAGCCGCACAACGCTTACCCGCTAATACACCAGCCGCTACCAAGACTTGTGGGCCGT
This region of Trichocoleus desertorum NBK24 genomic DNA includes:
- a CDS encoding ferritin-like domain-containing protein; this translates as MNIFTYALHLVGSAATAYVYARQIRDPLTRPNIVAGFQLAESGSVPFLEALRDRAAAEGDAWLAERLGRHAADERRHGQIFAQALKQLNKQVIDFKQLAKQAEERKPEQRRSPFFAAYFDGYSQADLKPENIDWIVFMASTYILELDASKDFARMAQVLPDDDLRSANLKKGMLSIAKDETGHAAYLYEALERRLPAAQVVELVDEWRSRKINALLAMVGNLVQKNGQMPSLVQDGAPPEAHPEPSELQAAA